A genomic window from Patescibacteria group bacterium includes:
- a CDS encoding Lin1244/Lin1753 domain-containing protein translates to MARSKKIGLDYFPLDVTFNEQIQALETLHGNNGLVWILKFWQSAYKTEHGEVNLNGLFGDLSANNARLSPEQQTKIIADCIQLGLLVEISRGVYTSNGVRKRIAEVSKEREYAINYRKKELLGEQSPNNPQTMGESRVKESRVEERKEKIIPPTPPKGGLPFEQFWKAYPKKTGKGAAEKAWLKIKCPVETVLNIISALQWQVKSEQWTKEHGQFIPMPATYINQRRWEDEPPPPPPQASYGPRYQNPNDIDNGPVATPEEIRQALGGYYVPREDRPAGEGLDT, encoded by the coding sequence ATGGCACGCTCTAAAAAAATAGGTCTTGATTATTTTCCGCTGGATGTCACGTTTAACGAGCAAATTCAAGCATTAGAAACACTGCATGGTAATAATGGCCTTGTATGGATTTTGAAATTTTGGCAGTCTGCCTATAAAACAGAACATGGAGAAGTCAACCTAAACGGATTGTTTGGGGATTTATCGGCTAACAATGCCCGACTATCTCCCGAACAACAAACCAAGATAATTGCCGATTGTATCCAGCTTGGCCTTTTAGTCGAAATTTCAAGGGGTGTCTATACTTCAAACGGAGTACGAAAAAGAATAGCTGAAGTTTCCAAAGAGCGAGAATATGCCATTAATTATCGCAAAAAAGAGTTGTTAGGCGAACAATCCCCAAACAATCCCCAAACAATGGGGGAAAGTAGAGTAAAGGAGAGTAGAGTAGAGGAAAGAAAAGAAAAGATAATACCCCCCACACCCCCCAAGGGGGGGTTGCCGTTTGAACAGTTTTGGAAAGCATATCCAAAAAAGACCGGGAAGGGAGCCGCAGAAAAGGCATGGCTGAAAATTAAATGCCCGGTTGAAACCGTATTGAATATCATATCGGCCCTTCAGTGGCAGGTCAAGTCCGAACAGTGGACCAAAGAACACGGCCAATTTATCCCAATGCCTGCAACCTACATCAATCAGCGCCGATGGGAAGACGAGCCGCCGCCACCACCACCTCAGGCATCCTATGGCCCGCGATACCAAAACCCTAACGATATAGACAATGGACCGGTTGCAACACCGGAAGAGATACGGCAGGCCCTTGGTGGATATTACGTGCCAAGAGAAGACCGTCCTGCTGGCGAGGGTCTGGACACTTAA